The genomic window TTACCTGGAGTTCGCATTGCGTCTGGTTCATTAGGACAAGGTTTATCTGTAGCTTTGGGAGCTGCTCAAGCTAAAAAATTAAACAAAGACAATCATATCGTATATAGTTTGCACGGAGACGGAGAACTACAAGAAGGTCAAAACTGGGAAGCTATCATGTATGCTTCTGCAAAAAAAGTAGACAACATTATTGCTACAATTGACCTTAACGGTAAACAAATTGACGGAACAACAGATGAAGTTTTACCAATGGGAAGTCTTCGCGCTAAGTTTGAAGCTTTTGACTGGGATGTTTTAGAAATTAAAGAAGGAAACAGCATCGATGCTATCATCGCTGGATTGACTGATGCTAAATCAAGAACAGGAAAAGGAAAACCAGTTTGCATCTTATTACACACAGAAATGGGTAATGGTGTAGACTTCATGATGCACACTCATGCTTGGCATGGTAAAGCTCCAAACAATGATCAATTGGCTAGTGCTTTAGCTCAAAACATCTCAACTTTAGCGGACTATTAAAAAGTACTCAGTCTCAGCAGACAAGTTTTCAGCTTAGAAACTTAGTCACTTAGAAGCTTAGTACCTCAAAAGAAATAAAATGAAAAAATACGAAAATACAGGAAGTAAAGATACTCGTTCTGGTTTTGGAGCGGGAATGACTGAACTAGGTCAAAAAAACGAAAATGTTGTAGCATTATGTGCTGACTTAATTGGATCATTAAAATTTGATGATTTCAAAAAAAATCATCCAGAGCGTTTTTTCCAAATCGGAATTGCTGAAGCAAACATGATCGGAATCGCAGCAGGTTTAACAATTGGAGGAAAAATTCCTTTTACTGGAACTTTTGCTAACTTTTCTACAGGAAGAGTTTACGATCAAATTCGTCAATCTGTTGCTTATTCAGATAAAAATGTAAAAATCTGTGCTTCTCACGCTGGTTTAACTTTAGGAGAAGACGGTGCAACTCACCAAATCTTAGAAGATATCGGATTAATGAAAATGTTGCCAGGAATGACTGTAATCAACACTTGCGATTACAACCAGACTAAAGCTGCAACTATCGCATTAGCAGACCACCATGGTCCTGCTTACTTACGTTTCGGACGTCCAGTGGTAGCAAACTTTACTCCTGCTGACGAGCCATTCGTAATTGGAAAAGCAATTCTATTAAACGAAGGAACTGATGTAACTATTATTGCAACTGGACACTTAGTTTGGGAAGCTCTTATTGCTGCTGAAAAATTAGAAGAAAAAGGAATTTCTGCTGAAGTAATTAACATCCACACCATCAAACCTCTTGACGAAGAAGCTATCCTTAAATCGGTTGCTAAAACAAGATGTGTAGTTACTGCTGAAGAGCACAACTACCTTGGAGGTCTTGGAGAAAGTGTTTCTGGAGTATTAGCTTTAAACAATCCAACTCCACAAGAATTTGTAGCAGTAAAAGATAGTTTTGGTGAATCCGGAACTCCAGAGCAATTAATGGAAAAATACAAACTAAACAATCAAGCGATTGTCGAAGCTGTAGAAAGAGTAATCAAAAGAAAGTAATCTTTAAACTTTCTTACTTTATAAAAAAACCTCGAAATTCATATTTCGAGGTTTTTTATTGGCCTGCCTTTTCTTAAAAACTGACAGATCAAAAATCTGGGTTTTCTCATAAAAAAAAAAGCCTCAAAATTTACATTTCGAGGCTTCATTTTATAATATTAAAAAATTATTTCTTTTGATAAGGATACGTTTTATCAAGATGAATTCTTAATCGTCCTGATGCCGTATAATCTTCCGGAACAAATTTACGAGGATTGTCAATTGACTCAGGTTTAGCAGGATCAGTAAGCTCTCCAGTTGGCCTTCTAGGAATTCCTCTTGGCTCTGTTTCATCAACATTTGGCGTATTAGTATCATCAGTCATTGGATCCCAAGGATAATAATTTCTTATTCCAAAATAAAAAGATGTCCCATCTAATGTCCCCCAACCTATCTGATCAGTAGGCTTTGCAAGTTCAAATCTAGTTGTATAACCATCTCCGTCGTCGTCAAAATCTAAAAAGTCAGGAATTCCATCTTTATCAGTATCTTCTATTTTATCATCTGACAAAGTAGGATATCTTGCAGTATCTCTCGGATCATAAAGATAACCATCACCATTAAGATCTTCCAAATAACTTGACACACCATCACCTACTTTTGTTTGTGTAGAAGCGTTGTACTCAAGATCAGATCGTTTTAAAGCTAATAATTTAAAGCTAAACACTAAAGGAGCATATTGAGGAATACCTGCTGGAGGATTTCCATAATATGCCAATCCTGAAGGCAAAAACATTACTCCAGCACCATAGCCATCATATGTAAAACTTCCATCAGTACCAGCTGGATTACGAGTTCCTACTCTAAATTGTGGCATAATCTCAGGCCAACCATCTATAATAGGTCTTGTAACATAAATATCTAAGTTAAAATCACGCTCAACCCCATAAGAACTATCAAACTGCTTATTATCTAAAAATGTTCCTGTGTATGAAACAGTAATCTCATCAAAATTACATGGTCTCTCGCCAACACCTTCTCTAAAACTTAGATAATAAACTTTATAATCAACACCACGACTAGAAACAGATCTAATCCTCAAAGGATACTCTTGCTGTTCCCAAATAGAAGTCTGTGTTCCTCCTGCTGGAATCTTTGCTATTGTAACATCATAATTCTCTGTTACCGTAATATAATTAGTCTTTAAATATTTTTCAATTGAATCATTATCTGCTTTATACTGCTCTGAATAATCCCTTAAAGGAACCACTACCACCTCATCGTCATCCTTTTTACTACAAGAAGCGATAGCTAGACCAGCTAGTAATAAAACAAAATAATATTTAAATTTATTCATTATTATCATTTTTTTAGGTGCGCAAGATACAATATTGATTTATTTTTGTAAAGAATTTAACTTGGATTTTAGAAAAATTATGAGAATAGATAAATACTTGTGGTGTGTTCGTTATTACAAGACCAGAAACATGGTTACTGAAGCTTGCAAAAAGAATCAGATCACTGTAAATGGACAGATTGCAAAACCTTCAAAAGAAGTTTTTCCTACAGACCGAATTACCTTTAGAAAAGATCAAATTACACAAATTATAACGGTTTTAGATATTCCGCAAAGTCGTGTTGGAGCAAAATTGGTAGATATTTATCGAAAAAATGAAACTCCGCCAGAAGCTTATGCACATTTAGAGTTATTAAAACTTTCCAAAGAACATTACAGAAGAAGTGGCACCGGGCGTCCAACTAAAAAAGACCGAAGAGACATTGATGATTACGGAGACGAAATTTACGATGACGAAGAAGAGGAAACTGAAACCGAATAAATCTAAATTTCATTAAATTCCAAATTTCAAAAAACAATCAAATTCCAAACAGAAAAACAAAACAAGCTTCCCTTAAAAATTGGAATTTGGTTTTTCTATATTGGATTTTAAATTAATTATCTTAGCAAAAAATTATATTATGAGTAGCAATATTATCCTAACACATCAGGAAATCGAACATAAAATAAAACGTATCGCTTATCAAATTTACGAGACTTTTGTAGACGAAGATGAAGTTGTTATTGCCGGAATTGCCTCTAACGGATTTGTTTTTGCCGAAAAAGTCGCTTCGGCACTCAGCAGCATTTCAACCTTAAAGGTTTCTATCTGCGAAGTCAAAATCAATAAACAAAATCCGCAAGAAGCGATACAAACTTCATTAAGTACGGAACAATATAAAAATAAAGGATTGGTTCTGGTTGACGATGTGTTAAACTCGGGCACTACATTAATATATGCTGTTCGTCATTTCTTAGACGTTCCGCTTAAAAAATTCAAAACAGCAGTACTTGTTGACCGAAACCATAAAAAATATCCTGTAAAGGCAGATTTCAAAGGAATTTCACTTTCAACTTCTTTATTAGAGCATGTTCAAGTAGTTTTCAATTCAGAAAACGGCGATTACGCTTCTTTAAGCTAATATTTCTAAAATATCCTGAACCGTTTCTTCGACAGATTTATCATCTACCGAAACTTTATGTTTTGCTTGATTGTAATAATAACTTCTGTCGAATAAATGTTTCGCGATAAATTCTTTCATTTCCTCTTCATTCATATTAGCAATCAAAGGACGTTTGCTTTTATTATGCACCAATCTATTATATAAAGTATCAATAGATGCTTTTAAATATATAGAAACAACATCATCTCCTTTTAATAATTCATGATTATTGGCATAACATGGAGTTCCTCCACCTAATCCGATAATATTATTATCGGGAGATTGCAGCAATTCGACAAACATTTCGTGTTCTAATTTTCTAAAATACACTTCTCCGTGCTTCTCAAAAATCTCATTTATGGATAAATTTGCTCTTTCTTCGATACATTTATCCAAATCTAAGAACGGAATATTTGTAATTTTTGACAAATTTTGGGCAATTGTTGACTTTCCGCAACCCATGTAACCTAACAGTACAATTTTTTTCATATTAATAAAACCTTATAAACTAAGCAATTGGAGATTTTTCCAAAAAAAAGACAAATTTATGATAAAATAGCTTGGAAACTTCAAAAAAAACTCCTTATATTTGCACCCGCATTCAAGAAATTAAATGACTCGATAGCTCAGTCGGTAGAGCACATCACTTTTAATGATGGGGTCCTGGGTTCGAGCCCCAGTCGGGTCACAAATTTTGTGATTAACAAATTAAATTTCTTGAAAGCAATGACTCGATAGCTCAGTCGGTAGAGCACATCACTTTTAATGATGGGGTCCTGGGTTCGAGCCCCAGTCGGGTCACAAAGGTCGGGTAATTTATTTTACTCGACCTTTTTTCTTTTTAGGCCATGTGGAGAAACGGTAGACTCGCCATCTTGAGGGGGTGGTGCTCGCAAGGGCGTGAGGGTTCAAATCCCTCCATGGTCACTAAAAAAGCCTATTTCGTTCTGAAATAGGCTTTTTTATTTTACTTCATTCTTATTGCATTAATTACTATTAAAGCCTGATTAAAAAATTTAAATAACCATAAACGCTTTAATAGATTATTTCCCTATAATACACGTCTGGATTTTCTTTTCTATCACTTTTTTTAACTATCCAATTGCCATGCTTATCCCTTTTATATGAATAATTAGTTTCATCCAAACCATTAGACTTACTTGAAGCAATTCTTTCTACATCTGCATTCTTTAAGCTATCTACATTATATTGTTTATTGAAGTATTCTTTTCGCCATACAGTCACTTTATTATTGCTATTATAATTGGAAACTTCAAGAATACGATTTTCATTAATGACTACTGTTCCACCTTTTTGAATCTCTTTCCAAGTACTGTTAGTTACTTTTTTTACAACATTCCCCATTTCATCATATTTCTTAAGACAACCAAAGTAAACTGTATCCGATTTAACTTTCCTTAAATCATCAACCAATCTATTATCAACCTTATCTTTAAAATAAATAAACTTTTGCACAAATTTTTCCCCAAGAAAGTTTTCGCTTGAATTTATTACTAATTGATTATTTTTAAACTTATAAATATGACAATTGGCATCTACTTTTATAGAATCAGATCCAACAATTTGATAACAAGTTTCATTAATACCTTTCGGATTACCATACAAAGTATCCCCTTGAAAAATCAACATTTTGGGTTCATCATAAACTTTCCCAACAATTAATGAATCTAAAGAATTATCAAATTTTTCAAGCGCAACATATATTTCTTTTTTTGAGTTTTGACAACTAACCAAACTTACTGCAAAAATTAGAGGCATTAAGATTCTATTCATTCGATGACTAATATTATAAAATTCACATTACTTACATAACCTTCAATTCTTCTCTATTTCGAAAAGAAAAAGGACACAATTTATATAGCTAATATAAAACTATTTTTGAGGTAAAATAATTTCCGTCTCCTTAATCAGTGAGTTTAAAAAATATCCCGCAAATTAAATAACCCCAAGTCTTTCTAAAACATTTCTTTTTCATTATTGAAGTCTTTACAAAATATAAAAACATATTTCACTACAAAACAAGCACTTAAAACAATAATTAAATTTTATTCAAAAATTCATTAAAAAAAGGCTTGTTAAGCTAAATAAAGTACTTATATTTGCACCCTCATTGAAGAAATGAAGACTCGATAGCTCAGTCGGTAGAGCACATCACTTTTAATGATGGGGTCCTGGGTTCGAGCCCCAGTCGGGTCACAAAAGGTCAAGTAATTATTTTACTTGGCCTTTTTTGTTTTTAGAGCAATTCTACTTATAGTTAATAATGCACGAAAGTGCCAATGCTTCCAAATCTAAATCAATTGCAAGAATAGGCTTCTTAATACTATTCAATATTGACTCCTTCATATTACTCCCTGAAATAACGCCAAGATTATTTTCAATTGCAATTTCTATAAATTTCAAAAATTCCTGAAAATAGTCTTCAGAATCAGCATCCGTCGAAAATAAACTTTCTTTATCCATCCACAAAAGCTGCAAATCGTCATTAGTAACCCAATTTACTATTCCCGAATTATACGGAAAAACGCTTCCGTATTCCTGATCTGTAATTCTTGTAATAATTTCTGCTGCTGCCGACTTTGGTCTCGCATTAACACGACTTCTAAAAATATTTCGCCCTAAAATCAAATGCGGATTAAAACTAGCACATTCAGAAAAAATCAGCAACGGTAAAATCTCAGTTAAGTCATCAATCACCTGACTATTTTGTTCTTTAAACTCTTTTTCATCTTTACGAATTGCATGTAAAGCTTCTAAATATTGTTCGCCTGGTTTTTTCTCCCTAGATATAAGAGCATACAAATCCTGATGCACTTTAAAATCTTTGTCAAAAAAATGACAAAATTTTAAAATCGCATCAATTCTTTCTTTAGAATTCCTGTTGTCCCACAAAATATTGTTTCCTAATTTTGATTCAAAATGCTTTTTTAACAGCTCCCCTTTCCCTAATAAATCAGGAACAACTTTTGTGTAAAAGGTTTTATCATCAAAAAAATGCAGTGTATTCCAATCGCTCATTTTATATTTCTTTAATTACGAATGTATTAATAATTTACTTTTCCCAATTATTCCTTTTTTAATAAATACTTAAATTTTCTAACCAATATTTAAAAAAGAAATCCTCTTACAAAATAAAAACTTTCTTAAATTCGTTGACAAATAATAAAATCACTAATCCCAAATTAGTTTTATGAAAAACCTACTATTAGCATCATTTATGATGATTACATGCTCTATCTGGGCACAATCTGCAACTGGCTATTTTGACAAAGCCATGAAAAAAGCTGAAGCTGGCAACACAAAAGGCGCAATCGCCGATTACACCAAAGCCATCAGCATGAATTCTAAATTTGTCGAAGCTTATCAGAATCGCGGTGTCGCAAAATTCAAACTAAATGATTTAAAAGGCGCTCAAGCCGACTTTAGCAAAACAATCGAGTTGGACAGCATGAATGCCGACGCTTTTACAGGCAGAGCCAATGTGAATTACAAATTACAAAACTATCAAGGGACTATCGATGATTGTACAGCTTCTTTAGGTTTAAATCCGAAAGATTACATTGCCTACAATCTAAGAGGTTTGGCTTACAACAAAATTGGCGATAAGAAAAACTCTTGCAAAGATTTCAGCAAAGCAATTGAGCTTGGAAGTCAGAGCGCTATAAAAAACAAAGCTACTTTTTGTAAATAACAACAGCCTAAAAATTAAAAACGGACTGCATATCAAAAATATGCAGTCCGTTTTTTTTATCAAAGTAATATATTTCTTAAAAATTATATACCTGATTATAGGTAAAAAATATATTTTGAATACCTAAACCTCTAATCCTCTATCTTTTTAATGTAGTTTTAAGGCCGAATCTAAGATTTTATTTTACATTTGTTGACTTAATCGCGAAAAATGATAAACAATATTAAAACTGTTTTCAGCATTAAAGATCTTGAGAACTTATCTGGAATAAAAGCGCATACCATACGCATCTGGGAAAAGAGATACAACATCCTTGAACCTATGCGAACTGATACTAATATTAGATTTTACAATCTTCACAATCTGCAGAAACTTTTAAATATAACGTTACTGCATGAA from Flavobacterium sp. KACC 22763 includes these protein-coding regions:
- a CDS encoding transketolase — protein: MKPNTQQLSDLTIQVRRDILRMVHAVNSGHPGGSLGCTEFLVTLYQNIMDRKEGFDMDGIGEDLFFLSNGHISPVFYSVLARSGYFPVSELATFRLLDSRLQGHPTTHEGLPGVRIASGSLGQGLSVALGAAQAKKLNKDNHIVYSLHGDGELQEGQNWEAIMYASAKKVDNIIATIDLNGKQIDGTTDEVLPMGSLRAKFEAFDWDVLEIKEGNSIDAIIAGLTDAKSRTGKGKPVCILLHTEMGNGVDFMMHTHAWHGKAPNNDQLASALAQNISTLADY
- a CDS encoding transketolase family protein; translation: MKKYENTGSKDTRSGFGAGMTELGQKNENVVALCADLIGSLKFDDFKKNHPERFFQIGIAEANMIGIAAGLTIGGKIPFTGTFANFSTGRVYDQIRQSVAYSDKNVKICASHAGLTLGEDGATHQILEDIGLMKMLPGMTVINTCDYNQTKAATIALADHHGPAYLRFGRPVVANFTPADEPFVIGKAILLNEGTDVTIIATGHLVWEALIAAEKLEEKGISAEVINIHTIKPLDEEAILKSVAKTRCVVTAEEHNYLGGLGESVSGVLALNNPTPQEFVAVKDSFGESGTPEQLMEKYKLNNQAIVEAVERVIKRK
- a CDS encoding FKBP-type peptidyl-prolyl cis-trans isomerase, with product MNKFKYYFVLLLAGLAIASCSKKDDDEVVVVPLRDYSEQYKADNDSIEKYLKTNYITVTENYDVTIAKIPAGGTQTSIWEQQEYPLRIRSVSSRGVDYKVYYLSFREGVGERPCNFDEITVSYTGTFLDNKQFDSSYGVERDFNLDIYVTRPIIDGWPEIMPQFRVGTRNPAGTDGSFTYDGYGAGVMFLPSGLAYYGNPPAGIPQYAPLVFSFKLLALKRSDLEYNASTQTKVGDGVSSYLEDLNGDGYLYDPRDTARYPTLSDDKIEDTDKDGIPDFLDFDDDGDGYTTRFELAKPTDQIGWGTLDGTSFYFGIRNYYPWDPMTDDTNTPNVDETEPRGIPRRPTGELTDPAKPESIDNPRKFVPEDYTASGRLRIHLDKTYPYQKK
- a CDS encoding RNA-binding S4 domain-containing protein, which codes for MRIDKYLWCVRYYKTRNMVTEACKKNQITVNGQIAKPSKEVFPTDRITFRKDQITQIITVLDIPQSRVGAKLVDIYRKNETPPEAYAHLELLKLSKEHYRRSGTGRPTKKDRRDIDDYGDEIYDDEEEETETE
- a CDS encoding phosphoribosyltransferase domain-containing protein yields the protein MSSNIILTHQEIEHKIKRIAYQIYETFVDEDEVVIAGIASNGFVFAEKVASALSSISTLKVSICEVKINKQNPQEAIQTSLSTEQYKNKGLVLVDDVLNSGTTLIYAVRHFLDVPLKKFKTAVLVDRNHKKYPVKADFKGISLSTSLLEHVQVVFNSENGDYASLS
- a CDS encoding shikimate kinase, which codes for MKKIVLLGYMGCGKSTIAQNLSKITNIPFLDLDKCIEERANLSINEIFEKHGEVYFRKLEHEMFVELLQSPDNNIIGLGGGTPCYANNHELLKGDDVVSIYLKASIDTLYNRLVHNKSKRPLIANMNEEEMKEFIAKHLFDRSYYYNQAKHKVSVDDKSVEETVQDILEILA
- a CDS encoding tetratricopeptide repeat protein, producing the protein MKNLLLASFMMITCSIWAQSATGYFDKAMKKAEAGNTKGAIADYTKAISMNSKFVEAYQNRGVAKFKLNDLKGAQADFSKTIELDSMNADAFTGRANVNYKLQNYQGTIDDCTASLGLNPKDYIAYNLRGLAYNKIGDKKNSCKDFSKAIELGSQSAIKNKATFCK